The Sandaracinus amylolyticus genomic interval CCGCGGCCGCTCCCTCGAGACCGACCGCGTATCCGACGTGCTCGCGCCCCCAGCCCTCGATCCCGACGCTTGCTCCGTCCTGCCGTACTGCTGCGAGCTCCATCCCTCGCAGAAGGGGCCGCGAGCGCCCGAATCCGTCTCACCGAATCGTCGCGGCGCGCGTCGCCGACCACCCGAGCGCGATCGCGATCACCGCGAAGCTCCCGATCACCGTCGGCACCATCGGCGCCATCACGCCGTGACCCGTCATCTCCGACGCGACCGCCGCGCCTCCGAGCACCATCGCGATGCCCGCCGAGCACGACGCCGCGAGCCCCTCGAGCGTGTCCGTCATCGCCTTCATGGTCACACCGCCGCCAGGCGCGTGGGGTTCGCGGGGTCGACCTTCACCTGCAGGAGCGCGCCCGGCACCATCATCCCGAGCTGATGGAACGGCACGAGCTGCCGCAGGCTCGCCTCGTAGGGCGCGCGTCCTTCCATCTCGACGCGCAGCGACAGATCGAAGATCGGCTGATCGTTGATGCGGATCCCGGTCTGCTTCACCGCGAGCAAGCGCGCCTGCGCGGGCACGCCGTGCTGCTCGAGCCACGCCGCGTCGCGCCCCGACTTGTACGAGCTCCACGCGATGCCGAACCAGATGCTCGAGCTCGCCGCGAACGCGAACCCGAAGATCAGCGACCCGAACGACGCGTGGCTCGTGAACGACGTCACCGCGGGCGCGAGCGGCCCGAACATCGCGGTCGGGAACATCGAGAGCACGAGCCCGAACAGCGCGGGCACGAACGACGCGAGCCCGATCAGCAGGAACACGATCCCGCCGAACGCCATCGGCGCCCAGAACGCGATCGCGCTCTTGCTCCGCGCGCTCGCGCGCGCCGCGTTCACCTGCGGCCAGCTCTGCGCGATCAGCGCGAAGCGCGGGAAGCGCGAGCGGATCTGCTCGACCAGCACCGCATCGAGCCGTCCCTCCGCCATGTCGGCGCGCAGCGACGCGACCGCGTCCTCGACGCGCCCCGTGCGCTCGAGCGCATGCGCGCGCAGCACCGCGCACGTCGCCTGCGTCGCGAGGTGCAGCGGGATCTCCCCGCTCTTCGATCCCAGCGCCGCGAGCACGCCCGTGAAGTCGTCCTGCGACGTCGCGATCAGCGCGAGGGCGAACCGGCGCCCGCTGTCGGTCTCGAGATCGTCGGTGTGCGGATCGACGAGCGCGAGCCACTCCTTCGCCGCGTCGATCTCCTCCTCGCGCGCCGCGATGCGCGCGAGCGAGCACGCGAGCCCGCCGCGATGGCGCGGCATCGACAGGATCTCGCGCGCGGTCTCGAGCCGCGCCCGCGCGCGCGCCGGCTCCTCGTCGGGCAGCCCGACGAGCCCGAGCGTGAGCACGTACAGCGCGTCCGCGCTCGAGAGATCGTGGGGCGCCGCGATCACCGCGCGACGCAGCGCCTGCCAGCTCGCCTCGGCCTCGCTGCGGCGGATCGCGCTGAGCCCGCCGCTCGCGAAGAGCGGCGCGATCGCGGGCGGCGGCATCATCGGCGTGTGCTGCTGCGCGGCGAGGCGCGCGAGGCGATCGGCTTCCGTGACCGGCACCGGCACACGCGCGAGCTCCTCGGGGCGCGGCCCGACCGGGATCGCGGCCGCGCAGCGCACGCAGCACGCGGTGCCTCCCTCGAGCGGCACCGGTGTCGCGCCTCCGCACGTCGGGCAGAGGTGGGCGCGCTCGGTGCGCGAGAAGATGCGGGCACGCGACGAGATGGGCTGCACGGCGAGGTCCTCCTGCGAGGCGGCGCGCCTCGGCGCCGCGTTCGTCGGGGGCCCTCTTCAGCAAGCGCACGGCCATCGACAACTGCGCGAAACCACACGTATTTCCTGCCGCTGCGATCCGTGCGCGCACGTGCGCACGCCGTTCGGCGCACGCACTGCAACGGGCGAGCACGGAGGAGACCGATGAAGACCTCGATCCCGATGCTCGTGCTCGCAGGCGCGCTCTCGCTCGTAGGCTGCGAGCGCGACATGGACACCGCGGAGCCCACCGGCGCCCAGCCCGGCGAGACGCGCGGTCGCGCCGCCGGCGAGCCCGCGAAGACCGGCGACACGACGCTCTCGCCCGAGCAGACGGCGCCGGACACCGTCGCGCCCGGCTCGACCGGCGCCCTCGGCGAGGACGACGAGCCCTGAAACGACACGAGCCGCGCTCCCTCGAGGAGAGCACGGCTCGTTCGTCACGTCGCGTGGGCGATCAGCCCTGCGGCTTCTTCGTGTAGCGCAGCACCGGCTTGCGCGCGGCGCGCGTCTCGTCGAGGCGGCGCAGGCGCGTGAGGTGCGGCGCCTTCTTCACGGTCTCGGGCTCCTCGTGCGCCTCGCGGCTGATCGCGCTCATCGCGTCGACGAACCGATCGAGCGCCTGGCGCGTCTCGGTCTCGGTCGGCTCGACCAGCATCGCGCCCTTCACGACGAGCGGGAAGTACACGGTCGGCGCGTGGAAGCCGTAGTCGAGCAGGCGCTTGGCGACGTCCATCGTCGTCACGCCCGTCTTGCCGAGGTGCTTGTCGTTGATCACGACCTCGTGCATGCACGTCGTGTCGTACGCGACGTGCCACGTCTCGCCGAGCTTCGCGCGCAGGTAGTTCGCGTTGAGCACCGCGAGATCGGTCGCGCCCTTGAGGCCCTCGGCGCCCATCTCGCGCAGGTACGCGTACGCGCGGACCATCATCCCGAAGTTGCCGTAGAAGCTGCGCAGGCGGCCCACGCTCTTCGGGCGGTTGAACTCGAGGTGGTACGTCCCGTCGTGCGACTTCTCGACCGTCGGCACCGGCGCGTAGGGATCGAGGATGCGCTTGTAGCCGACCGGCCCGCACCCGGGGCCTCCGCCGCCGTGCGGCGTCGTGAACGTCTTGTGCAGGTTGAACTGCATCACGTCCACGCCGAGATCACCGGGGCGCGCGCGGCCCATCAGCGCGTTGAGGTTCGCGCCGTCGCCGTACACCAGCGCGCCCTTGTCGTGCACCATCCGTGCGATCGTCGGCAGGTGCTTCTCGAAGAGCCCGACGGTGTTCGGGTTCGTGATCATGATCGCCGCGACGTCGTCGTCGAGCACCGGCGCGATCGCCTCGGGGTGCACCACGCCGTCTTCGCCCGCGGGGAACGGCACGATCTGATAGCCGTTGAAGGCGCAGCTCGCGGCGTTCGTGCCGTGCGCCGTCACCGGCACCAGCACCTTCTTCGGCGAGCGTCCCTGCGCCTGGTGGAACGCGCGGATCATCATCAGGCCCGCGAGCTCGCCCTGCGCGCCCGCGGCGGGCTGCAGCGCGACGCGGTCCATGCCGCACACCTCGGCGAGGCCCTTCTCGAGCCGGTACATCAGCTCGAGCGCGCCCTGGATCAGGTGCTCCGGCGCGTACGGATGCAGCTTCGCGAAGCCCGGCAGGCGCGCCGCCCACTCGTTGACCTTCGGGTTGTACTTCATCGTGCACGAGCCGAGCGGGTACATCGCGTTGTCGATCGCGAAGTTCATCTCGCTCAGCCGCACGTAGTGGCGGAACGCCTCCGGCTCGCTCACCTCGGGCAGGCCCGCCTGCTCGCTCGGGTCGCGCGCCTGATCACCGAAGAGCGCCTTCGGGTCGACGTCCGGCACGTCGAGCGCGGGGAGCGACGCGGCCGTACGGCCCGCGGCGCCACGCTCGAAGATCAGCGGCTCGGCCCACTGGATTCCCGACCTCGCAAGACCCGGCATGACGTGCTGCTTTCCTCCGCCCCGGCCGTGCGAACACGGCGGGGCCCGTAAGCGCGCGGAGATCCTTCGGGGGCCTCCGCAGGCGCGGGATACTGGGGCGCGCGGGGGGCCTGCGCAAGACGTGTTCGGTGCGGCATCATGCGCGCGCGATGACGCTCTTCCGCACACTCTGCGCCCTCTCGATCCTGGCCTCGATCGCCGGCTGTGGTGGGGGCGGCGCCTACGGCTTCTCGCGCAGCTACGAGCCGCTCGGGGACGAGCGCGCGTACATGGAGCGCGCGACCGAGCTCTCGTACGAAGAGGTGCGCCGCACCCGCCCCGAGGAGCAGCCCCTCGTCGGCTGGTTCGGCGTCGTGCTCGAGCCGCCGGTCGCGCAGGACGACGGACGCGCGCGCGTCCTGCTCTCGCTGCGCGCGCATCAGGATCGCCACCTCTGCGGCGACGAGAGCGGCGACTCGTGCCGCGTGACCGTGAGCGATCGCGAGATCGGCCGCTTCGTCGCGCTCATCCCGATGCGCGAGGAGGATCGCGCGGGCGCGCGTCGCCTCTGGACCGGCTCGCTCGTGAAGGTCTACGGCGTCGCGACCGGCGAAGAGGACACCGAGAACGGTCCGGTCCTCGGCGCGGAGTGGTACCGACACTGGCCTCCCCACTACTACGTCACCACCGCGGCGGCGGGTCGGATGCGCCGGTGATCCGCTGTTCGCGCGCGTCGTGGTCCGCCTATACTCGGTCCGGCTCATGAGCCCGAGCGAGACGCGAGACCCAGCCGCGACGGCGACATCGGACGCGAGGGGACGAACGGTCGAGCGTCTCTTGCGAACGGTCGCGGGGCTCGTCGATCTGCCGATCGCCGTCTGCTTCACCCTCGAGGGCGACCACGCGCGCAAGCTCGCCAGCGCGAGCGAGCTCGCGCGCGACGGAGGGCTCGAGGAGGTCGTGCCCGCGCGTCGCCTCCGGCTCGAGCGCGCGCGCATCGTGACCCACGTCGGCCGCGGCCCCGCGGCGCCCGAGGTCGCGCTCTTCGCCGCGGGCACCACGCCCCTCGCCGTCGCGACGCTCCCGATCATGGCGGGCGAGACCCAGCTCGCGACGGTGCTGCTCGCCGACGTGAGGACGCGCCCCGATCTCGCCGAGGCGCGCCGCAGCGCCGCGCTCGACGATCTGCGCGCGCTCGTCGAGGGCGTGCTCCAGCCGCCCGCGGGCGAGCCGATCACCGCGTCGCACCCGATCGCGCCGACGCCCCGCCCGCCGATCGATCTGCGGCATCACTCCGGGAGCCAGCGACGCCGCGTCGGGTCCTCGCAGCGCGCGCCGCGCCCCGATCCCGTCACCGGCCTGCCCGACCGCGCGTTCGTGCACCTCGAGACCGAGCGCCGCATCGAGCGCGCCGCGGTGATGGGCCAGGGGCTCGCGCTCGCGATCGTGTCGCTCGATCGGTTCCGCCGGGTGAACGACTCGCTCGGGCACGCGCTCGGCGACGTGCTGCTGCGTCAGGTCGCGCAGCGCCTCCTCTCGAGCATCGACGACGGCGATCTCGCGGGGCGTCGAAGCGGCGACGAGTTCATCGTGCTGCTCGACGACGTGCGCGCCGGCGTCTCGGCGCTGCAGCGCTCGGATCGCATCCAGCAGGCGATCCGCGAGCCCTTCCACCTCGACGCGCACGAGATCGTGCTGACCGCGGGCATCGGCGTCGCGCGTTATCCCGACGACGCGCCCGACGCCGCGACGCTGCTGCGCTACGCGGACATCGCGCTGCACCAGGCGAAGAACGAGGGCCCGGGCCGGCTCAAGCTCTTCGACGCGTCGATGCAGCAGACCGCGCGCGAGCGGCTCGACCTCGAGCACCAGCTGCGCGAGGCGATGCGCTCGGGGCAGCTCTCGCTGCACTACCAGCCCAAGTACTCGATCGCGACGCGCCAGCTCGTCGGCGCCGAGGCGCTGCTGCGCTGGAAGCACCCGCAGCGCGGCATGATCAGCCCCGGGCGCTTCATCCCGGTCGCCGAGGACAGCGGGCTGATCGTGCCGATCGGCACCTGGGCGCTCAACGAGGTGGCGCGTCAGTGCAAGCGCTGGAGCGACGCGGGGCTCGAGTACGGGCGGGTGTCGGTGAACGTGTCGGGGCTGCAGTTCGTGCGGCACGACTTCGTGGGCACGGTGAAGCGCGCGGTGCGCGCGGCGAGCATCCCGCCGGAGCGCCTCGAGCTCGAGCTGACCGAGACGATCGTCATGGGCGAGGTCGAGCAGGCGATCGTCCGCCTGAGCGCGCTGCGCTCGCTGGGCGTGCGGGTGTCGGTCGACGACTTCGGCACCGGCTACTCGTCGCTCGCGTACCTGCAGAAGCTGCCGGTCGACGTGCTGAAGATCGATCGCTCGTTCGTGCAGGAGCTCGATCGCGAAGGGCTCCCGGCGGAGCAGGCGCGATCGCTCGCGCAGGCGATCACGTTCCTCGGGCACCAGCTCGGGCTCGACGTGCTCGCGGAGGGCGTGGAGACGCCGACCCAGCTCGAGCAGCTCGCGAACGTCGGGTGCGACGAGGTGCAGGGCTACCTGTTCGGCAAGCCGATGCCCCCGGATGCCTTCGAGCGGCACGTGCGGGAGAGCTAGAGGCCGCGCGGGGTGAGGCTTCGGCGGGGGCGCGTGGCAGGGGGCCCTCGCTAAGCCTCGCGACCGGCGTGCGATGGCGGTGGGGTGTCGGGAGGCGGGGTCGTTCTCGTCATCGCGGATGCGATGACGAGAACCGGGCGGGTGCGTCGGTGACGTCGGGTGGGTCGCTGCGGAAGCGCTCGGGCCCCCTGCCACGCGCCCTGCTGGTGAGGTCTCGGCCGCGCGCGAGGCGTGCACGCGCCGTTCTTCGGTGTGATGCGAGAGCGCGTGATGACGCGAGCGCGCGAAGCGCTCTCGCGGCATCTCGCGCGGACCGACTCGCCCTTCGGGCATCGTGAGCCGACTCGGGTGGGGTGGACGCTCGGGGGTCGTGCGCGTGAGGCGCTGTCGCGCGGGGTCGTGAGGCGGATCGCTGGCGGTGCGTTCTCGTGGCGCGGGGTCGCGAGGCGGATCGCTGGCGGTGCGTCGCCCGCGTGCGGGGTCGCGAGGCGGTACGCGAGGGAGTGCGTCGCCGTCGTGCGGGGTCGCGAGGCCGGCGGATGGGGGTGCGGTCCCCGCCGGCTGGGGGTGGCGAGGCCAGCGAGGGGGGGTTCGATCCCCAACTTCTGGGGGCTCCGAAAACCGCGCGAATTTGCCGGGAATTCGACGAATTCTCGCGCGGCGCGTGATGAAAATGATCGCGAGTTGCGACAGATCGCGGTCGAAATGATCGCGAGTTGCGACGGATCGCGATCGAAATCATCGCGAGTTGCGACGGATCGCGATCGAAATGATCGCGACGCGCGTCGAGCGCCGCGAGAGATGCTTGCGTCTCGCGCGGATCGCGATCGGATCCTCGCGCTCCCTGGCGGGGCTCGACGCGTCGCGTACGATCTCGTGTCATGGCGACCAAGAAGACATCCAAGAAGAGCGCGACCAAGAAGACCCGCGCGAAGAAGAGCGCCGGGAACAAGAAGACCGCGAAGAAGTCATCGTCGCGCGCGCGCGTTGTGAGCGCTCCGCGGCTGACCGACGAGCAGCGCGCGTCGCTGCTGCGCCCGCCCGCCGACTACGACGACGCGCTCGGCACGAGCGCCAGCGCGTGGGAGGCGAACCGCGCGCACCTGCGGGTGCCCGGGCTCAGCCCGGCGAAGCTGCGCGCGCTGGCGGGGCGCGCGCAGCGCGCGTGGGAGCGCGAGAACGAGCTGCGCCAGAAGTACGAAGCGAAGCTCGGCGCGCTGGTCGACGCGCGCATGCTCGCGGAGGACGAGGCGTGGCGCGCCGCGCTCGACGTCTACGATCTCTCGAAGAGCGTGGGCCGACGGCTGCCCGAGGTCGCGCAGGCGTTCGAGTTCATGACCGGCTACACGAGCAAGGGCCGCCGCCGCGACGCGCAGGACGACGACCCGCCGAGCGAGTGAGCGTCAGGGCGCGAGGTCGGTCTCCAGCGCCGCGAGATCGACCGCGCGCAGGCGCGCGGGCTCGGCGATCACGTCGAGCTCGGTGATGCGGCCTCCTTCGATCGCGAGGCGCAGCACGATCGCGACGCGGCCGCGCGGCGCGACGACTGCGCCGAGCTCGCCGTCGACCCACATCACGCGCGCGTGGCGCGCGCGGGCTGCGTTGCCGCGCGTCTCGTCGGCGACCCGACGTGCGCCTCGCAGCTCGCGCTCCCCGTCGCTCGGCAGCGCGACGCGATCGGCGCGGCGCACCACGTCGGGCGCGAGCACCGCGAGCAGCGCGTCGAGGTCGCCCGCGCGTGACGCCGCGAGGAACGCCTCGATCACGCGCTTCTTCTCCTCGACGTCGGGCGCGTGGACCCGGCGCGCACCGACGACGCGATGGCGCGCGCGGCTCGCGACCTTCTTCGCGGCGACCGGGGAGCGCTCGAGGATCACCGCGATCTCCTCGAACGGCACGCCGAACAGATCGTGGAGCACGAACGCGACGCGTTCGTCGGGGCCGAGCCGCTCGAGGACGGCCAGCAGCGCGAGCCCGACCGACTCGGCCTGCGCGAGCTCGTCGTCGGGGCTCGTCGGCACGTCGAGCTCGTCGAGGCCCACCTCGCCGCGCCGGCGTCGCGCTCGCAGCATGTCGAGGCACACCCGGCCGAGGATCGTGCGCAGCCACCCGCTCAGGCTCTCGACATCGCGCGCACCGGCGCGGCTCGCGCGGAGCCACGTCTCCTGCACCGCGTCGTCGGCCTCGTCGCGCGAGCCGAGCATGCGGAGCGCGACCGCGCGCAGGCGGGCACGCGATCGCTCGAATTCGTCCGCGAGCTCGTCGGGGGCGGTCACCTCTCCGCCGCTCCGGTCGTCCTGAGGGTGGAAGCAGGAGGAACGTTCATGCGTGTGCTGATGATCCACTACCGGGTGGACGATCGAGACGTCGCGGAGGTGACCGCGGCGGTGGAGGCGGCGCTCGCCGCGCTGGCCGCGGCGCCGCCCGCGGGCGTGCGCTTCGAGTACTACCGCGTGGCGGGGCAGGGCGAATTCGTCGGGCTGCTCCGGCTCGACGAGGGCGTCGAGAACCCGCTGCCGAACATCGCGGCGATGCGCGCGCTACAGAGCACGGTCGCGGAGCGCGCGATCGGTGGTCCGCCGATGCCCCGGCCGCTCGAGCGCATCGGCGCGTGATCGTCAGTCCCAGTCGTCGTCGTCGTCGCTCGAGCTCGACTCGTGCGGGCCCTCGACCTCGAATTCGAAGTCGCCGTGGAGGACCTCGAGCGCCTCGCAGTCGCGGGTCGCGAGCTGGGCGTTCGCCTCGGTGATGCAGTCGAGCGCGCCGGGGACGTCGAAGCTGGTGCGGCGGATCTCGAGGCGGAAGCGCTGCGCGACCGGGAACGTGAGGCGCGCCGCTTCGAGCACGCCCGCGCAGGTGCCGCTGTCGTCGAGCACGAGTCGCGAGTCGACGAAGACCGACTCCGACTCCTGCTCCATGTGGAACGAGAGCTCCGCGATCGACGAGACGTCGTTGCCCTCGTCCTCGCAGTCGTTCGTGGTGCCCGACGCGCG includes:
- the gcvPB gene encoding aminomethyl-transferring glycine dehydrogenase subunit GcvPB, producing the protein MPGLARSGIQWAEPLIFERGAAGRTAASLPALDVPDVDPKALFGDQARDPSEQAGLPEVSEPEAFRHYVRLSEMNFAIDNAMYPLGSCTMKYNPKVNEWAARLPGFAKLHPYAPEHLIQGALELMYRLEKGLAEVCGMDRVALQPAAGAQGELAGLMMIRAFHQAQGRSPKKVLVPVTAHGTNAASCAFNGYQIVPFPAGEDGVVHPEAIAPVLDDDVAAIMITNPNTVGLFEKHLPTIARMVHDKGALVYGDGANLNALMGRARPGDLGVDVMQFNLHKTFTTPHGGGGPGCGPVGYKRILDPYAPVPTVEKSHDGTYHLEFNRPKSVGRLRSFYGNFGMMVRAYAYLREMGAEGLKGATDLAVLNANYLRAKLGETWHVAYDTTCMHEVVINDKHLGKTGVTTMDVAKRLLDYGFHAPTVYFPLVVKGAMLVEPTETETRQALDRFVDAMSAISREAHEEPETVKKAPHLTRLRRLDETRAARKPVLRYTKKPQG
- a CDS encoding putative bifunctional diguanylate cyclase/phosphodiesterase, which produces MRTVAGLVDLPIAVCFTLEGDHARKLASASELARDGGLEEVVPARRLRLERARIVTHVGRGPAAPEVALFAAGTTPLAVATLPIMAGETQLATVLLADVRTRPDLAEARRSAALDDLRALVEGVLQPPAGEPITASHPIAPTPRPPIDLRHHSGSQRRRVGSSQRAPRPDPVTGLPDRAFVHLETERRIERAAVMGQGLALAIVSLDRFRRVNDSLGHALGDVLLRQVAQRLLSSIDDGDLAGRRSGDEFIVLLDDVRAGVSALQRSDRIQQAIREPFHLDAHEIVLTAGIGVARYPDDAPDAATLLRYADIALHQAKNEGPGRLKLFDASMQQTARERLDLEHQLREAMRSGQLSLHYQPKYSIATRQLVGAEALLRWKHPQRGMISPGRFIPVAEDSGLIVPIGTWALNEVARQCKRWSDAGLEYGRVSVNVSGLQFVRHDFVGTVKRAVRAASIPPERLELELTETIVMGEVEQAIVRLSALRSLGVRVSVDDFGTGYSSLAYLQKLPVDVLKIDRSFVQELDREGLPAEQARSLAQAITFLGHQLGLDVLAEGVETPTQLEQLANVGCDEVQGYLFGKPMPPDAFERHVRES
- a CDS encoding sigma-70 family RNA polymerase sigma factor produces the protein MTAPDELADEFERSRARLRAVALRMLGSRDEADDAVQETWLRASRAGARDVESLSGWLRTILGRVCLDMLRARRRRGEVGLDELDVPTSPDDELAQAESVGLALLAVLERLGPDERVAFVLHDLFGVPFEEIAVILERSPVAAKKVASRARHRVVGARRVHAPDVEEKKRVIEAFLAASRAGDLDALLAVLAPDVVRRADRVALPSDGERELRGARRVADETRGNAARARHARVMWVDGELGAVVAPRGRVAIVLRLAIEGGRITELDVIAEPARLRAVDLAALETDLAP